In the Topomyia yanbarensis strain Yona2022 chromosome 3, ASM3024719v1, whole genome shotgun sequence genome, one interval contains:
- the LOC131694295 gene encoding phosphatidylinositol 4-kinase alpha isoform X2 yields MIGNDRFSFQKTVHCLARVLARIKPTPWDKVQTLYRYCPQENAAGVFCLDSRAQDAVIALGLYFLESDYQYEKEIIPYLLRLSKALPRAVWIDDVKPNKNDKIPNAEKFCFCLNSLLSDIAVGCPESRDEIILNQVEVLAVLTNMIKGSKENNTLPPIILCKATVPLLLGLGRSMGRYATSDPPLLCRLFPRDLIPTPKSLETSSNTDLKQNNAISQFRSIIPRSMSGSLTVESPEERSPKKHTKKLNSFYSVPYDPTTYFFSKYGSSFNQFPNMRFCDSPERKNRLHFPISHLQTIFALAKKLLTKETLEHLDEQAGDIYALHQIKPYGYKSFSETINLVMVTLLREILQNQNDLPTPFTKDVQEFVKRLFLIGQTELQNKQQDSSLDRVNDPSNIVVNKYKINVMANAACVDLLVWAIGDETEADKLCSRLYQKLNSVLGHKVVMDHMPLLMVCLEGLGKLAQKFPNIAGTSISYLRDFLVDPSPILTKLHAQSQAQNKKEKENAPFRIIVQGSDFKALDQQPNQRNGLTKSAHEAFEALRDAAIENLAIALKAAHILDQYCVPALVANVSNRLFTVEKQESESSLVSLNIIVMLGHVAVTLKDTPKTTNNILQFFIQRFCKVPSEQNVLIVDQLGCMIISKCEAQVFEEIMKMFSRVTVQAASLAYSANPEQRKSYHHVSDAVVNALANIAANIQGELEMLDLLGKLLELFVQIGLEGERSYDSTSGAQKASSSAGNLGMLIPVIAVLVRRLPPIKNPKQRLHKLFKDFWLYCVVMGFTNARLWPSDWYQGVQQIAAKSPLLISQTAHRSEMRELNYTSAIRSDSVSLNELRSQILVLLDHPPADITACINKLTFAQCTYLLSVYWLEILRVENASEPSLEPILNYLCDNALLKDKYGMWQCIRCIGDQVFEKFRSVLVEQDELREKVLESQAMLLLVYFNHIHKQIQLVADQYLSQLVDKFPHLLWNRKVLWCMLDVLQLLAFSLTLDPNEETPTLRVASTPYTLQLMDSLPARESRVKDFADRCQGIVNEAMKWAPKSTRSHLQEYPNQVPTTTLSNHSGLALAVDSILHTWVTNAGIQSTSKRPHCVNSDTSKFVSVLCLRSKYAGEISGLLSVLEDNEKKGLADRLVKDIWDACAEKSDAQHRGALWRATAYLILCASANRKLLHAISSSQVQLFTESAMETAVECWQWILTARQDLELCFIQEMVTAWQTTFDKRIGLFTEEVDITSPLAAYEGCRLVPKPIMVSPHLIWLQLLSEMVDTAKYCNRDKVEMFCMLLHRCLPFSRDFKQTRHISTVGCRFKLLQCGLSLLQGNTIPKSLARNILRERIYANALDYFCGPQMCPSQSREALLEDIGILLKFWQTMRSEKKHLVASEVSDYDLNPTSQNLSVNKSSLDTVSLAGSEVARSTSSGNAGWYNTIPHSTSTLSKRSNRIKRPPYQKDAYDKDYMKKRNLILELLAVEIEFMLIWANPLATPEMQVIGEESVAEWRARPIKLNVWRDYTRLAWSYNAALAIFLPQRIRNAETIEDEVTRLVCSDPLAVSHIPEALKYLVTTRTLLNETPELVYMLTWARVSPIQALSYFSRQYPTHPLTAQYAVKTLNSYPADAVLPYIPQLVQALRHDTMGYVTELIKHISKRSQIVAHQLIWNMQTNMYIDEEMHHKDTLLYDGLETLSQNIISSLSGPAKQFYEREFDFFGKITAVSGEIRSFPKGQARKKACLDALSRIKVQAGCYLPSNPEAMVLDIDYNSGTPMQSAAKAPYLARFRVHRCGITELETMAMEVSNNPNTQLDGPKLNSMGPETWQAAIFKVGDDVRQDMLALQVISIFKNIFQQVGLELFLFPYRVVATAPGCGVIECVPNAKSRDQLGRQTDSGLYEYFLHQYGDETSKEFQAARSNFVKSMAAYSVIGYLLQIKDRHNGNIMIDKDGHIIHIDFGFMFESSPGGNIGFEPDLKLTDEMVMVMGGKMEAAPFKWFCDLCVQSFLAIRPYQDAIVTLVSLMLDTGLPCFRGQTITLLKQRFVPTKNNKEAAAHMLGVIRNSYQNFRTRTYDMIQYYQNQIPY; encoded by the exons ATGATAGGAAATGACCGATTTTCCTTTCAAAAAACAGTTCATTGTTTGGCTCGTGTGCTGGCTCGCATAAAACCGACACCATGGGATAAG GTTCAAACCCTGTATAGATACTGCCCCCAGGAAAATGCGGCAGGAGTTTTCTGTCTCGACTCCAGGGCTCAGGATGCCGTTATTGCATTGGGTCTATattttcttgaaagtgattaTCAGTACGAGAAGGAAATCATACCTTATTTGCTGAGGCTTTCGAAAGCCCTTCCCAGAGCAGTATGGATCGATGACGTCAAGCCCAACAAAAACGATA AAATACCAAACGCCGAGAAGTTTTGTTTTTGCTTGAATAGTTTACTATCGGATATTGCGGTCGGATGCCCGGAGAGTCGCGATGAAATAATCTTGAACCAGGTCGAGGTTTTAGCGGTACTCACCAACATGATCAAAGGGAGCAAGGAAAACAACACTTTACCACCAATTATATTATGCAAGGCGACTGTTCCACTGCTCCTAGGTCTAGGAAGATCTATGGGACGATATGCAACAAGTGATCCACCTTTATTGTGTCGGCTTTTTCCACGGGACTTAATCCCAACACCAAAGTCATTGGAAACCAGCTCGAacactgatttaaagcaaaacaATGCAATCAGTCAGTTTCGCTCTATCATCCCGCGCTCTATGTCTGGAAGTTTAACAGTCGAATCACCGGAAGAAAGGTCACCGAAAAAGCATACCAAAAAACTAAATTCTTTTTACTCCGTCCCATACGATCCAACGACATACTTCTTCTCCAAATATGGCTCTAGTTTTAACCAGTTCCCCAACATGCGTTTTTGCGACTCTCCAGAGCGGAAAAATCGACTTCATTTTCCTATCAGTCATTTGCAGACGATATTCGCCCTAGCAAAAAAGCTTCTCACCAAGGAGACGCTAGAACATCTTGATGAGCAAGCCGGAGATATTTACGCGTTGCATCAGATAAAACCATACGGATATAAGAGTTTCTCAGAAACAATCAACCTGGTTATGGTGACCCTTTTGAGGgaaattttgcaaaatcaaAATG ATCTTCCTACACCGTTCACCAAGGATGTGCAGGAGTTTGTGAAGCGCCTGTTTCTGATTGGTCAAACCGAACTGCAAAATAAACAGCAGGACAGCTCATTGGATAGAGTGAATGATCCGTCCAACATCGTGGTAAACAAGTACAAGATCAATGTTATGGCCAACGCGGCGTGTGTCGATCTACTAGTGTGGGCCATCGGCGATGAAACTG AGGCTGataaattgtgtagtagattgtATCAAAAATTGAATTCAGTGTTGGGCCATAAGGTGGTTATGGATCACATGCCGTTGCTAATGGTGTGCTTAGAG GGATTGGGAAAATTAGCCCAAAAATTTCCCAACATTGCAGGTACATCGATTTCATACCTACGAGATTTCCTCGTAGATCCAAGTCCCATCTTGACAAAACTGCATGCACAATCTcaggcacaaaataaaaaggagAAAGAAAATGCTCCTTTTAGAATTATTG TTCAAGGATCCGATTTTAAGGCGTTGGACCAGCAGCCGAATCAACGAAATGGTCTAACGAAGTCCGCTCACGAAGCGTTCGAAGCCCTACGAGACGCGGCAATAGAAAATCTGGCCATCGCTCTCAAAGCCGCTCACATACTAGACCAGTACTGCGTCCCGGCACTGGTGGCCAATGTTTCCAATCGGTTATTTACAGTTGAGAAGCAGGAAAGCGAATCTAGTCTGGTTTCATTGAACATTATCGTCATGCTGGGTCATGTCGCCGTTACACTAAAAGACACTCCCAAAACAACGAACAACATTCTACAGTTTTTCATCCAGCGCTTCTGTAAGGTTCCATCCGAACAAAATGTGTTGATCGTGGATCAGTTGGGATGCATGATAATTTCGAAATGCGAGGCGCAGGTTTTTgaggaaataatgaaaatgttttctCGCGTAACAGTACAGGCAGCTTCGTTGGCTTACTCTGCCAACCCGGAACAAAG GAAATCCTATCACCACGTCTCGGATGCAGTGGTCAACGCACTGGCTAATATCGCAGCCAACATCCAGGGCGAGCTGGAAATGTTGGATCTGTTGGGAAAGTTACTTGAGCTTTTTGTTCAGATTGGCTTAGAAGGAGAGCGTTCGTACGATAGTACTTCTGGTGCTCAGAAAGCTAGTTCCAGTGCTGGCAATTTGGGCATGCTAATTCCTGTGATTGCA GTTCTAGTCAGACGTCTGCCACCTATCAAAAATCCAAAGCAACGTCTCCACAAGCTGTTTAAGGACTTTTGGCTTTACTGTGTGGTGATGGGTTTCACCAATGCGCGGTTATGGCCCTCGGACTGGTATCAGGGTGTCCAGCAGATTGCGGCTAAATCACCACTGTTGATATCACAAACAGCGCACCGATCAGAGATGCGCGAGCTTAATTACACATCCGCCATTCGTTCAGACAGTGTCAGCTTGAATGAGCTAAGAAGTCAAATTTTGGTGTTATTGGATCACCCACCAGCGGACATCACGGCTTGCATTAACAAGTTGACCTTTGCCCAGTGTACGTATTTGTTAAGTGTGTATTGGTTGGAGATTTTACGAGTGGAGAATGCATCTGAACCAAGTTTGGAACCGATTCTCAACTATCTATGTGACAACGCCTTGCTGAAGGATAAGTACGGCATGTGGCAGTGTATTCGCTGTATTGGTGATCAAGTCTTTGAAAAGTTTCGAAGTGTGCTGGTAGAACAGGATGAATTGAGGGAAAAGGTGTTGGAGTCACAAGCAATGTTATTATTGGTATATTTCAATCATATTCACAAACAGATTCAATTGGTAGCGGATCAATATCTGTCACAGTTGGTTGATAAATTTCCCCACTTGCTGTGGAATCGTAAAGTGTTATGGTGCATGTTGGACGTTCTTCAGTTGCTGGCTTTCTCACTGACATTGGATCCGAATGAAGAAACTCCTACGTTAAGAGTTGCTTCAACTCCTTATACGCTTCAGTTGATGGATAGCCTGCCGGCCAGAGAAAGTCGAGTTAAAGATTTTGCCGATCGTTGTCAAGGGATTGTCAACGAGGCTATGAAATGGGCGCCGAAATCTACAAGAAGTCATCTTCAGGAGTACCCCAATCAGGTACCAACGACAACTCTTTCTAACCACAGTGGATTGGCGCTGGCCGTGGATTCGATTCTACACACATGGGTAACTAATGCTGGTATCCAATCGACTTCGAAGCGACCGCATTGCGTTAACAGTGACACTTCAAAATTTGTGTCCGTGCTCTGCCTACGTAGCAAATACGCAGGAGAAATATCCGGGTTACTGTCTGTTTTGGAAGACAACGAGAAAAAAGGTCTAGCCGATCGATTAGTTAAAGATATTTGGGATGCTTGCGCAGAGAAGAGTGATGCCCAACATCGAGGCGCGTTATGGAGAGCAACTGCATATTTGATTCTATGCGCAAGTGCAAATCGGAAGCTTCTGCATGCGATTTCGTCGTCTCAAGTTCAGTTGTTCACAGAATCCGCTATGGAGACCGCCGTTGAATGTTGGCAATGGATCCTGACCGCCCGGCAGGATTTGGAGCTATGTTTCATCCAGGAAATGGTGACCGCTTGGCAGACGACCTTCGATAAACGGATTGGACTTTTTACGGAAGAGGTGGACATTACAAGCCCTCTAGCTGCTTACGAAGGGTGCCGTTTGGTACCAAAACCGATAATGGTTTCTCCACATTTGATTTGGCTTCAACTGCTTTCTGAAATGGTTGATACAGCCAAATATTGCAATAGGGATAAAGTTGAAATGTTTTGCATGCTCCTTCACCGATGTTTGCCATTCAGTCGTGATTTTAAACAAACAAGGCACATTTCTACCGTTGGATGTCGTTTCAAATTACTTCAGTGTGGTCTGTCGCTATTGCAAGGTAATACGATTCCGAAATCTTTGGCACGGAACATTTTGAGAGAACGAATCTACGCCAATGCTTTGGACTATTTCTGTGGACCGCAGATGTGTCCAAGTCAATCGCGAGAAGCTCTACTGGAAGACATAGgaattcttttaaaattttggcaaACGATGAGAAGTGAAAAGAAACACCTCGTTGCTTCAGAAGTAAGCGACTACGATCTAAACCCAACATCGCAAAATCTTTCGGTGAATAAATCCTCCTTGGATACGGTTTCTCTCGCTGGCAGTGAAGTTGCTCGTTCAACAAGTAGTGGAAATGCTGGTTGGTACAACACTATTCCTCATTCTACATCCACTTTATCAAAACGATCCAATCGAATCAAAAGACCACCCTATCAAAAGGACGCATACGACAAAGATTACATGAAGAAACGAAACCTTATTTTAGAACTGTTGGCCGTCGAGATCGAATTTATGCTGATTTGGGCTAATCCTCTTGCAACACCCGAAATGCAAGTCATTGGCGAAGAATCTGTTGCTGAGTGGCGAGCTAGGCCTATAAAGCTGAATGTTTGGCGGGATTACACTCGTCTTGCCTGGTCGTACAATGCCGCGTTAGCTATATTTTTGCCCCAAAGGATACGTAATGCTGAAACGATTGAAGATGAAGTTACCCGACTTGTCTGCTCTGATCCTCTCGCAGTGAGCCACATTCCCGAGGCACTGAAATATCTTGTCACGACGAGAACTCTTTTGAACGAAACGCCAGAGTTGGTCTACATGCTGACATGGGCACGAGTTAGTCCGATACAGGCATTGTCATACTTTTCTCGGCAATACCCTACGCATCCGTTGACTGCACAGTATGCTGTTAAAACGTTGAACTCGTACCCTGCTGATGCCGTTCTTCCATACATACCGCAGTTGGTTCAAGCCCTGCGACATGATACG ATGGGCTATGTAACTGAGTTAATCAAACATATTTCGAAGCGGTCACAAATTGTGGCTCACCAGCTTATTTGGAACATGCAGACTAATATGTACATTGATGAAGAAATGCATCATAAGGATA CCCTTTTGTATGACGGTTTAGAGACACTTTCTCAGAATATTATCTCGTCGCTGTCCGGACCTGCCAAACAATTCTACGAACGGGAATTCGATTTCTTCGGCAAAATTACAG CCGTCAGCGGAGAAATCCGCTCCTTCCCGAAGGGTCAGGCAAGAAAGAAAGCTTGCTTAGATGCGTTAAGTAGAATCAAGGTGCAGGCTGGTTGCTATTTGCCATCGAATCCGGAAGCAATGGTTCTCGACATTGACTACAACAGTGGAACTCCGATGCAAAGTGCCGCAAAGGCGCCGTACTTGGCACGATTCCGTGTTCATCGATGTGGTATCACTGAACTGGAAACGATGGCAATGGAAGTGTCTAACAATCCCAACACACAACTGGATGGTCCAAAATTGAATTCTATGGGTCCGGAAACGTGGCAGGCAGCAATCTTCAAAGTAGGTGACGATGTGCGACAGGATATGTTGGCTTTGCAAGTCATATCGATATTTAAGAACATCTTCCAACAAGTTGGTCTTGAACTATTTCTATTTCCGTATCGTGTTGTAGCAACGGCACCAGGG TGCGGTGTAATCGAGTGTGTGCCCAATGCTAAATCACGCGATCAGCTTGGAAGGCAAACTGATTCAGGTTTGTATGAGTATTTCCTGCATCAGTACGGAGACGAAACATCCAAAGAGTTCCAGGCAGCGCGAAGCAATTTTGTTAAATCAATGGCTGCATATTCAGTTATCGGCTATCTTCTGCAGATTAAGGATCGTCACAATGGCAATATAATGATCGATAAGGATGGTCATATTATTCACATCG ATTTTGGCTTCATGTTTGAATCATCTCCCGGTGGTAACATAGGGTTCGAACCGGATCTCAAACTAACAGACGAAATGGTGATGGTGATGGGTGGCAAAATGGAAGCCGCTCCATTTAAATGGTTCTGTGATTTGTGTGTGCAATCATTTCTGGCGATCCGTCCGTACCAGGATGCTATCGTAACGTTGGTCTCGCTCATGCTGGACACCGGATTGCCTTGTTTCCGTGGGCAAACCATTACACTGTTGAAGCAACGATTTGTCCCTACTAAGAATAACAAAGAGGCAGCAGCTCACATGCTGGGCGTTATTCGTAACTCCTACCAGAACTTCCGTACTCGAACGTACGATATGATACAGTACTATCAGAATCAAATCCCGTACTAA